The Pyrus communis chromosome 2, drPyrComm1.1, whole genome shotgun sequence genome includes a window with the following:
- the LOC137727100 gene encoding dof zinc finger protein DOF1.2 has protein sequence MFTDPTVKQMLQCPPSGQGQFMMMEMKRPWNKSHIEVAPNCPRCASSNTKFCYYNNYSLSQPRYFCKGCRRYWTKGGSLRNVPVGGGCRKNRRGKAAKLSQTDRASLSYFQHHNSSSGTEDDPSGNNQPGGSNASDIDLAVVFAKFLNHNSTTPDDHYHDPNLVISRSALNDHDGSQNSSKADDLVEAVDHYLLEGHQQSQEENVQTFMGINHNDDMNIHEFELQGLLGDEDQVVQDVFWSDDATTSSLPSSTASFTWQPMVHLQELDCSLPSDDDQMKISTNLCGDNWSSIDFSGFEVFSRS, from the coding sequence ATGTTCACAGATCCTACTGTTAAACAAATGCTACAGTGCCCTCCATCTGGGCAAGGGCAATTCATGATGATGGAGATGAAGAGACCATGGAACAAATCCCATATTGAGGTTGCCCCAAACTGCCCTCGATGTGCCTCTTCCAACACCAAATTTTGCTATTACAACAACTACAGCCTCTCACAGCCAAGGTACTTTTGCAAAGGGTGCAGGAGATATTGGACAAAAGGAGGCTCCTTACGCAACGTCCCAGTTGGTGGCGGCTGCCGCAAGAACCGCCGTGGTAAAGCGGCCAAACTCTCACAGACTGACCGCGCTTCATTAAGTTACTTTCAGCATCACAACTCATCAAGTGGTACTGAAGATGATCCGTCCGGAAATAATCAGCCAGGTGGATCTAATGCATCAGATATTGATTTGGCTGTTGTGTTTGCCAAATTCTTAAACCACAACTCCACTACCCCTGATGATCATTATCATGACCCCAATTTGGTAATTTCAAGATCAGCATTGAACGATCACGATGGCTCACAAAATTCTTCCAAGGCTGATGATCTTGTTGAAGCAGTTGATCATTATTTACTTGAAGGACATCAACAATCACAGGAAGAAAATGTTCAAACGTTTATGGGAATTAATCACAATGATGATATGAACATTCATGAATTTGAGTTACAGGGTTTACTAGGAGACGAAGACCAAGTGGTGCAAGATGTGTTTTGGTCCGATGATGCAACGACGTCGTCTTTGCCAAGCAGTACTGCTAGTTTTACATGGCAACCGATGGTGCATTTGCAAGAGTTGGACTGTTCACTACCATCAGACGATGATCAAATGAAGATATCGACCAATTTATGTGGCGATAATTGGAGCTCCATTGATTTTTCAGGGTTTGAAGTTTTCTCACGATCTTAA